In a single window of the Helicobacter sp. MIT 99-5507 genome:
- a CDS encoding PEP-utilizing enzyme, with protein sequence MKKLSFINKGENLKNLSTIIKNAKILPLVMVDDIDNKNIISNIQKLGNKVILRSSASNEDTDSTSNAGAFLSIPNINTNDTKALKDALRKVKSSMGWGCKDNYILVQPMLESIDICGVAFSVDKDNYAPYFCISYDESGSSDSVTSGQTSNLTNIIVFREHKSKNKKINKIIKTLLELESIFDNNALDVEFAFTKNGDLYILQVRPLVMKNKNNYFNAINSGILKRLQTQIDNLSLRHPHILGDKTIFGVMPDWNPAEIIGLKPKRLALSLYKELVTDNIWAYQRDNYGYRNLRSHPLMYSFLGVPYIDVRLSFNSFIPKKLDETIANKLVNYYLKALESKPHLHDKIEFDIVFSCYDFNLPNKLQILKKHGFNQNELKRIEFSLLTLTNNILDSKSGLYLKDLNKIALLESRFDSIMQSNLNIIDKIYWLIEDCKRFGTLPFAGIARAAFVAMQMINSLVDIGFFSVLEKNQFLLSLKTINKELSIDMMKMQNNSIKKEEFLDKYGHLRAGSYNILSPCYKEAFDIYFSNTTNNTTIKQDNIFRLSKQKESELDTILMQNGIQISAKELFDFFRIVIEGRELAKFKFTKLLSSTLDFIALFGKELNISKEDLSHLDINNILSLQSTIYKDPPSKKFRNEIQRHKEEYKVTQAIKLPPLIINSNDILYFSSLQSQPNFITQKIITAKIALESDVELENKIVLIDSADPGYDYLFTKNIAGLITCYGGANSHMAIRCSELSLPAVIGVGEDRFKTYKNANKLTIDSLNNQVFIL encoded by the coding sequence TTGAAAAAATTATCATTTATAAACAAAGGAGAGAATCTAAAAAATCTATCTACAATTATTAAAAATGCAAAGATTCTCCCTTTGGTAATGGTAGATGATATTGATAATAAAAATATAATTAGTAATATACAAAAATTAGGCAATAAGGTAATATTAAGAAGCTCTGCAAGCAATGAAGATACAGATTCTACCTCTAATGCTGGGGCATTTTTGAGCATACCAAATATCAATACAAATGATACAAAAGCACTAAAAGATGCACTAAGAAAAGTAAAATCCTCCATGGGGTGGGGTTGTAAAGATAATTACATTTTAGTGCAGCCGATGTTAGAATCTATCGATATATGCGGCGTTGCATTTAGTGTAGATAAAGATAATTATGCACCATATTTTTGTATAAGCTATGATGAAAGCGGTAGTAGCGATAGTGTAACAAGTGGTCAAACTTCAAATCTAACAAATATCATAGTTTTTAGAGAACATAAATCAAAAAATAAGAAAATAAATAAAATTATTAAAACACTATTAGAATTAGAATCTATTTTTGATAATAATGCCCTAGATGTAGAATTTGCATTTACAAAAAATGGTGATTTATATATTTTACAAGTCCGCCCACTTGTAATGAAAAATAAAAATAACTATTTTAATGCAATAAATAGTGGAATCTTAAAGCGATTGCAAACACAAATAGATAATCTATCATTACGACATCCGCATATATTAGGTGATAAAACGATTTTTGGTGTTATGCCAGATTGGAATCCAGCAGAGATAATAGGACTAAAACCAAAAAGACTTGCTTTATCTTTATATAAAGAATTAGTGACTGATAATATTTGGGCGTATCAAAGGGATAATTATGGATATAGAAATCTAAGATCTCACCCATTGATGTATTCATTTTTGGGCGTGCCCTACATTGATGTAAGATTATCATTTAATTCGTTTATACCAAAAAAACTAGATGAAACAATAGCAAATAAGCTAGTGAATTATTATCTAAAAGCATTAGAATCCAAGCCACACTTACATGATAAAATTGAATTTGATATAGTTTTTTCATGTTATGATTTTAATCTACCAAATAAATTGCAGATATTAAAAAAACATGGCTTTAATCAAAATGAGCTAAAGCGAATCGAATTTAGCTTATTAACGCTTACAAATAATATTTTAGATTCCAAAAGTGGTCTATATTTAAAAGATCTAAACAAAATAGCATTGCTTGAGAGTAGATTTGATTCTATAATGCAATCTAATCTAAATATTATAGATAAAATATATTGGCTTATTGAAGATTGCAAGAGATTTGGGACACTTCCATTTGCAGGAATCGCAAGGGCTGCATTTGTAGCAATGCAAATGATAAATTCATTAGTTGATATTGGGTTTTTTAGTGTATTAGAAAAAAATCAATTTTTATTATCTCTAAAAACAATTAATAAAGAATTATCAATTGATATGATGAAAATGCAAAATAATAGTATCAAAAAAGAAGAATTTTTAGACAAATATGGACATTTACGTGCTGGAAGCTATAATATTCTTTCTCCTTGTTATAAAGAGGCATTTGATATTTATTTCTCAAACACAACAAATAATACTACTATAAAACAAGATAATATTTTTAGGCTAAGTAAGCAAAAAGAAAGTGAATTAGACACAATCCTTATGCAAAATGGAATCCAAATAAGTGCAAAAGAATTATTTGATTTTTTTAGAATCGTAATAGAAGGAAGAGAGTTAGCAAAATTTAAATTTACAAAATTACTATCAAGCACACTTGATTTTATCGCTCTTTTTGGGAAAGAGCTAAATATCAGCAAAGAGGATTTATCACACCTTGATATTAATAATATATTATCTTTGCAATCAACAATATACAAAGATCCTCCTAGCAAAAAATTTAGAAATGAAATACAAAGACATAAAGAAGAATATAAAGTCACACAAGCAATAAAGCTGCCTCCATTGATAATAAATAGCAATGATATATTGTATTTTAGTAGTCTGCAATCACAACCAAATTTTATTACACAAAAAATCATTACAGCAAAAATTGCATTAGAAAGTGATGTAGAGTTAGAAAATAAAATTGTTTTGATAGATTCTGCAGACCCA
- a CDS encoding class I SAM-dependent methyltransferase produces the protein MKKIVEQNWDYTKHAKFYEYRPNYAPSCIDMLAYLVSKMGGGNSKIKVADIGAGTGNLSIMLLERGCEVTSVEPNDAMREIGIERTKNQNIKWVRAIGIESTLENKAFDWVTFGSSFNVMDRDLALQETHRILKDDGYFSCMWNHRDLNDPIQEIAEEIIMDLVPNYTRGVRREDQRPIIESRKDLFDNIIYIEQDFYFHQSVENYINAWKSVKNPYWDLEQKSGNELFEKIAYQMKHRLPSSFNIKYTTRCWSAKKVN, from the coding sequence ATGAAAAAAATAGTAGAACAAAATTGGGATTACACAAAACACGCTAAATTTTATGAATATAGACCAAATTATGCACCTAGTTGTATTGATATGCTTGCATATCTTGTTAGCAAAATGGGGGGGGGGAATTCTAAAATAAAAGTAGCAGATATTGGTGCTGGAACTGGTAATTTAAGCATAATGCTATTAGAGCGGGGCTGTGAAGTTACATCGGTAGAGCCAAATGATGCGATGAGAGAAATTGGAATTGAACGAACAAAGAATCAAAATATAAAATGGGTAAGAGCAATTGGTATTGAAAGCACATTAGAAAATAAAGCTTTTGATTGGGTTACTTTTGGAAGTAGTTTTAATGTTATGGATAGAGATTTGGCATTGCAAGAAACACATAGAATCCTAAAAGATGATGGATATTTTTCTTGCATGTGGAATCATAGAGATTTAAATGATCCTATTCAAGAAATCGCAGAAGAAATTATAATGGATTTAGTGCCAAACTACACTAGAGGTGTCCGTAGAGAAGACCAACGTCCAATAATTGAAAGCAGAAAAGATCTATTTGATAATATAATATATATAGAGCAAGATTTTTATTTTCATCAAAGTGTTGAAAACTATATCAATGCATGGAAAAGCGTGAAAAACCCATATTGGGATTTAGAGCAAAAAAGTGGAAATGAATTATTTGAAAAAATTGCATACCAGATGAAACATAGGCTTCCAAGTAGCTTTAATATAAAATACACTACTAGATGCTGGAGTGCAAAAAAAGTAAATTAA
- a CDS encoding class I SAM-dependent methyltransferase, giving the protein MKQGDFTQVAKYYINRPAYSAMLLEKLFLCVNTFNKDIKDFKICEVGAGTGKLTKMLSNFGFNVSAVEPNDAMRNEGIEYTKNTNIKWFKGDGENTTMKANEFDWVIMASSFHWTDHTKSLPEFRRILKNGGYFTAIWNPRNIIKDSIFYQIEEEIKNIIPELNRVSSGSQNTKKWEEILVSTNDFIDCFFMECDYIEMMSKERYLGAWQSVNDIQAQAGEERWNKIMAMIKDKIQNLDIIEIPYKIRAWSAKKVNN; this is encoded by the coding sequence ATGAAACAAGGTGATTTCACACAAGTAGCAAAATATTATATCAATAGACCTGCATATAGTGCCATGTTATTAGAAAAGTTATTTTTATGTGTAAATACATTTAACAAAGATATAAAAGATTTCAAAATATGCGAAGTTGGCGCAGGAACAGGAAAGCTTACAAAAATGCTATCAAATTTTGGTTTTAATGTCAGTGCAGTAGAACCAAATGATGCGATGAGAAATGAAGGCATAGAATATACAAAAAATACAAATATAAAATGGTTTAAAGGTGATGGTGAAAATACAACAATGAAAGCAAATGAATTTGATTGGGTGATAATGGCATCATCATTTCATTGGACTGACCATACAAAATCATTGCCAGAATTTAGAAGAATCTTAAAAAATGGAGGATATTTCACAGCGATATGGAATCCTAGAAATATAATAAAAGATTCTATATTTTATCAAATAGAAGAGGAGATAAAAAATATTATTCCAGAATTAAATAGAGTTAGTTCTGGCTCACAAAATACAAAAAAATGGGAGGAGATTCTAGTATCAACAAATGATTTTATAGATTGTTTCTTTATGGAATGTGATTATATTGAGATGATGAGTAAAGAAAGATATTTAGGGGCATGGCAATCAGTAAATGATATACAAGCACAAGCAGGGGAAGAAAGATGGAATAAAATAATGGCTATGATAAAAGATAAAATACAGAATCTAGATATTATTGAGATACCATATAAGATTCGAGCTTGGAGTGCCAAAAAGGTTAATAATTAA